Proteins encoded together in one Vigna angularis cultivar LongXiaoDou No.4 chromosome 5, ASM1680809v1, whole genome shotgun sequence window:
- the LOC108340166 gene encoding vascular-related unknown protein 1 isoform X1, with product MSSITKAPPSSNDVLSSEESGWTTYFDDFFNNHVDNKCSMPLSGLSSSSLVSDAASLVEKKVASAIQVEEFSVNKKSKRTSFKKRKDAITAFIDDALEDTATSSLNSTKEKGNISGQQNEQNEKSSKGRNSDCTESKKIGLCLICSFVNGRELSMLIT from the exons ATGAGTTCCATAACCAAAGCTCCTCCTTCCTCCAACGATGTTCTTTCCTCCGAGGAGAGTGGTTGGACAACATACTTTGACGATTTCTTCAACAACCATGTCGACAACAAATGTTCCATGCCTTTGTCTggtctttcttcttcctcccttgTCTCTGATGCAGCTTCTTTGGTCGAGAAAAAAGTGGCCAGTGCCATACAAGTTGAAGAGTTTTCAGTGAATAAAAAATCCAAAAGAACGAGTTTCAAGAAGAGAAAAGATGCCATAACGGCTTTCATTGATGACGCTTTGGAAGATACTGCAACTTCCTCTCTCAATAGTACCAAG GAGAAAGGTAATATCTCAGGGCAACAAAATGAGCAAAATGAAAAGAGCTCCAAAGGGAGGAACAGTGATTGCACAGAGTCAAAGAAGATAGGTCTTTGCTTAATTTGTTCCTTTGTCAATGGTAGAGAACTTTCTATGTTAATTACTTAG
- the LOC108340166 gene encoding vascular-related unknown protein 1 isoform X2, giving the protein MSSITKAPPSSNDVLSSEESGWTTYFDDFFNNHVDNKCSMPLSGLSSSSLVSDAASLVEKKVASAIQVEEFSVNKKSKRTSFKKRKDAITAFIDDALEDTATSSLNSTKVLYANQQIDKANRQK; this is encoded by the exons ATGAGTTCCATAACCAAAGCTCCTCCTTCCTCCAACGATGTTCTTTCCTCCGAGGAGAGTGGTTGGACAACATACTTTGACGATTTCTTCAACAACCATGTCGACAACAAATGTTCCATGCCTTTGTCTggtctttcttcttcctcccttgTCTCTGATGCAGCTTCTTTGGTCGAGAAAAAAGTGGCCAGTGCCATACAAGTTGAAGAGTTTTCAGTGAATAAAAAATCCAAAAGAACGAGTTTCAAGAAGAGAAAAGATGCCATAACGGCTTTCATTGATGACGCTTTGGAAGATACTGCAACTTCCTCTCTCAATAGTACCAAG GTTTTGTATGCGAACCAGCAGATTGACAAGGCAAACAGACAGAAGTAG